Below is a genomic region from bacterium.
CGATCATCTAAATAATGTTGCAGACGCTGTTATTGGCGGACTTCAGTGGGACAGCCATAAATCAAACGACAAATAACAAGATCCAAATATCAAATAAAACCCGAACTTTAAATTTTTAGTATTAAGTCGTAAGGATTAAGAATTAAGCGAAAAACATAGTTATTTATTTGTAAACTTAGTCCTTAGAGCGAAGCGTCTTAATCCTTAATTCTAAATAACTTTAGGTACTCTGAAAAAATTATCCTTTTTATCAGGTGCGTTTTGAAGGGCATTGTCAACAGGGATGGAAGGCGTTGCGGTATCTTCTCTGAACACGTTCTGCATTTTGACTACATGAGACGTAGGCTTTATATGAGTCGTATCAAGCTGGTTAAGTTTGTCCATATATCCGAGGATTTTGTTTAACTGTTCAGCATGCGCTTCTTTTTCTTTTTCTCGTAATTTCAATCTTGCAAGCCTTGCCA
It encodes:
- the gatC gene encoding Asp-tRNA(Asn)/Glu-tRNA(Gln) amidotransferase subunit GatC, producing MPKISKKDVEYVARLARLKLREKEKEAHAEQLNKILGYMDKLNQLDTTHIKPTSHVVKMQNVFREDTATPSIPVDNALQNAPDKKDNFFRVPKVI